One genomic region from Spirosoma sp. KCTC 42546 encodes:
- a CDS encoding MFS transporter, which yields MIDTAQQADTRQPTATSLNALDWANFFLADVRDGLGPYLAIYLLTSRHWHAQNIGLAMSVMGIATVIAQTPAGIFVDQTQKKRLFSIVASLLIATASLLTISLPTFGVILGGQAMMGVAAAWFTPAIAAITLGLVGHQALDRRVGRNETFNHAGNVFAAVLAGLIGYYVRSEGIFVLLAVMSLLSSVAVWRIREDDIDHELARGDGESEVRKGDEPSGWRAIGSNRAILFFALACVLFHFANAAMLPLLGQRLANGIDAGTSSAYMSACIIVAQVVMIPVSNVTGRLAPKGRKRLLLIGFAVLPIRGLLYTLTNDPILLVTIQILDGVGAGIFGVLSILIVSDLTKGSGLFNTTQGAIATAIGLGASLSNAFAGVIVQRSGYNTAFLTLTGIAVGALAVLWFFVPETKR from the coding sequence ATGATAGATACGGCCCAACAAGCCGATACGCGTCAGCCAACGGCAACCAGTCTGAACGCCCTCGACTGGGCTAATTTTTTTCTGGCCGATGTGCGCGATGGGCTTGGGCCTTATTTAGCCATCTACCTGTTAACCTCACGCCATTGGCACGCCCAGAACATAGGCCTGGCCATGTCGGTGATGGGAATAGCCACAGTCATTGCGCAAACACCAGCGGGTATATTCGTTGATCAAACCCAAAAAAAGCGGCTATTTTCAATTGTTGCCTCCCTGTTAATTGCCACTGCATCCCTACTAACCATCTCGCTGCCAACCTTTGGCGTTATTCTGGGCGGACAGGCTATGATGGGGGTAGCAGCCGCCTGGTTTACCCCTGCCATTGCGGCTATTACACTCGGCCTGGTTGGGCATCAGGCGCTGGACAGGCGAGTGGGTCGTAACGAAACCTTCAATCATGCAGGGAATGTGTTTGCGGCTGTACTAGCAGGTTTAATCGGTTATTACGTTCGTAGCGAAGGCATCTTCGTGCTATTAGCCGTTATGTCGCTTCTGAGTAGCGTAGCCGTCTGGCGCATTCGCGAAGACGACATTGACCACGAATTGGCAAGGGGCGATGGGGAAAGCGAGGTCAGGAAAGGCGACGAGCCGTCTGGCTGGCGGGCAATCGGAAGCAATCGGGCCATTTTATTTTTCGCGTTGGCCTGTGTGCTGTTCCATTTCGCCAATGCCGCCATGCTGCCCCTGCTGGGTCAGCGATTAGCAAACGGTATTGATGCGGGAACATCCTCGGCCTATATGTCGGCCTGTATCATTGTTGCTCAGGTTGTCATGATACCCGTGAGTAACGTAACCGGGCGGTTGGCCCCGAAAGGTCGTAAACGACTGTTGCTGATTGGGTTTGCCGTATTACCAATCCGGGGGCTACTGTATACGCTTACAAACGACCCTATTCTGTTGGTCACTATCCAGATACTGGATGGCGTTGGCGCTGGAATTTTTGGTGTATTGTCGATCTTAATCGTATCCGATCTAACCAAGGGCAGCGGCTTATTCAACACCACGCAGGGAGCTATAGCAACCGCCATTGGGTTGGGTGCATCACTAAGTAATGCCTTTGCCGGGGTAATTGTGCAACGGTCAGGCTATAACACCGCTTTTCTTACCCTAACGGGCATTGCAGTAGGTGCTTTAGCTGTTTTATGGTTTTTTGTTCCCGAAACGAAGCGATGA
- a CDS encoding S8 family serine peptidase, producing the protein MTLRLTVFLGLLTSVLQAQPNVDRPGAARPSVARPDAPKYWILLRDKDQASAPALSQQSIAQRQQQNLPLDETDQPVSAAYLTQFNQAGIHPICQSRWLNAVSARLTTEQQIRVLAMPCVKGIQPIDPAIVITSINLPANPQMAPVMTQIQAPDFAQAGLTGRFVNIGVIDAGFFGADSANALKHVFARQGVKRVRDYVNEKKTHDNLFRTLETMSDFHGTEVMAAIAGNDPLENIQFGLATDATFYLARTDQGNREYRGEEDNWVAAMEWMDSLGVRLINTSLGYAKGMSNPKENYEPSQMDGHTSLISRAAQIAADKKGILIIVSAGNEGDDRSWRIISTPADAQGVMAIGATNSRLWNRIGYSSIGPENLPYLKPNVSCFSLYGTSLSAPVITGFAACIMQANPKLTNKQVMEIIEKSSHLYPYGNNYVGYGVPQASRALALLRNKDLAGTVRSVKATGKTLTLPIETTESIVSVFHKKDATHVLQQEATKVTNGKLVLRRSADEKQTTVDLKKEVIEVVWE; encoded by the coding sequence ATGACACTTCGTCTTACTGTATTTCTCGGCCTGTTAACTTCGGTGCTACAGGCCCAGCCTAACGTGGACCGGCCTGGCGCTGCCCGACCAAGCGTGGCCCGACCCGATGCACCTAAATACTGGATTTTACTTCGGGATAAAGATCAGGCATCTGCACCAGCATTGTCGCAACAATCAATTGCCCAACGGCAACAACAGAATCTACCGTTAGATGAAACGGACCAACCTGTTTCCGCAGCTTATCTAACTCAGTTCAACCAGGCAGGGATACATCCCATATGCCAGTCGCGCTGGCTTAATGCAGTGTCGGCTCGCTTAACAACCGAACAGCAGATCCGCGTTCTTGCCATGCCCTGTGTGAAAGGCATTCAGCCTATTGATCCAGCCATCGTAATTACGTCGATCAACTTGCCCGCTAATCCGCAAATGGCACCGGTTATGACGCAGATACAGGCACCCGACTTTGCGCAGGCAGGCCTGACAGGTCGGTTTGTGAATATTGGTGTTATTGATGCCGGTTTTTTTGGGGCTGATTCGGCCAATGCACTCAAGCATGTATTTGCACGCCAGGGCGTTAAACGCGTACGTGATTACGTGAACGAGAAAAAGACGCATGATAACCTCTTTCGTACGCTCGAAACCATGTCCGATTTTCATGGCACAGAGGTAATGGCCGCCATTGCCGGTAATGATCCGCTGGAAAATATCCAGTTTGGCCTAGCCACCGATGCCACTTTTTACTTAGCCCGAACCGATCAGGGAAATCGCGAATACCGGGGTGAAGAAGATAACTGGGTGGCCGCTATGGAATGGATGGACAGTCTCGGTGTCCGGCTTATCAACACATCGCTGGGTTATGCCAAGGGCATGAGTAACCCCAAAGAAAATTATGAACCCAGTCAGATGGACGGCCATACAAGCCTCATCAGCCGGGCCGCACAGATTGCCGCCGACAAAAAAGGGATTTTGATTATTGTGTCTGCGGGCAACGAAGGCGATGACCGCTCGTGGCGAATCATCAGCACACCTGCTGATGCACAGGGCGTTATGGCGATTGGCGCTACAAATTCCCGTCTCTGGAACCGGATTGGCTACAGCAGCATTGGCCCAGAAAATCTTCCCTATCTGAAACCCAATGTCTCCTGTTTTTCGCTCTATGGCACTTCACTCTCTGCACCGGTCATCACGGGTTTTGCGGCTTGTATTATGCAGGCCAACCCGAAACTGACCAACAAACAGGTGATGGAGATTATCGAAAAATCATCCCATTTGTACCCATACGGTAATAACTACGTTGGTTATGGGGTTCCGCAGGCTTCGCGAGCGTTAGCGTTGCTCCGGAATAAGGATTTGGCTGGAACTGTTCGATCGGTAAAGGCTACAGGGAAAACACTTACATTACCGATTGAGACAACGGAGTCCATCGTTTCGGTATTTCATAAGAAAGACGCAACGCATGTGTTGCAGCAGGAAGCAACCAAAGTGACCAATGGCAAACTGGTTCTCCGTCGGTCGGCCGATGAAAAACAGACGACAGTCGATTTGAAAAAAGAGGTGATCGAGGTAGTTTGGGAGTAA
- a CDS encoding response regulator transcription factor — MKILVIEDERKLARFIKQGLEQHGHVADLTHSGSEGLDFLAGGLYDLVLLDLMLPGQTGFELLQNLRAFGLSVPVIILSALSDPDKVVHGLDLGAVDYIRKPFDFNELLARIRVLQRRTTTSDNVVLRVADLEMRLVSHEVVKNGSTLDLTNREFSLLELLMRRAGQLVTKNEIAEKVWAVDYDMGSNVIEVHIYQLRKKLDAIGKSGLIETLIGRGYRCKTA; from the coding sequence GTGAAAATCCTAGTTATCGAAGATGAGCGCAAACTAGCCCGGTTTATCAAACAGGGGTTGGAGCAACATGGTCATGTAGCCGACCTGACCCACTCCGGTTCCGAAGGACTCGACTTTCTGGCCGGAGGGCTTTATGATCTGGTTCTCCTTGATCTGATGTTACCGGGCCAAACGGGTTTCGAGCTGTTACAAAATCTTCGGGCATTCGGATTAAGCGTCCCGGTAATTATTCTATCGGCTCTGAGTGATCCGGATAAAGTGGTGCATGGACTGGACCTGGGCGCTGTCGACTACATCCGAAAACCGTTCGATTTTAATGAGCTATTAGCGCGAATTCGCGTTTTACAGCGACGCACAACGACCAGCGATAACGTGGTATTACGCGTAGCAGATCTGGAAATGCGGCTCGTTTCGCACGAGGTGGTCAAAAATGGATCGACGCTTGACTTAACCAACCGGGAGTTTTCGTTGCTCGAATTATTGATGCGCCGGGCTGGGCAGTTGGTCACCAAAAATGAAATTGCCGAAAAAGTTTGGGCTGTCGATTACGATATGGGCAGTAACGTGATTGAAGTACACATTTATCAGCTCCGAAAAAAACTGGATGCCATCGGTAAAAGCGGTCTCATTGAAACACTTATTGGCCGCGGATATCGGTGCAAAACAGCATGA
- a CDS encoding DMT family protein, whose product MKGVYCVLLLTLSNIFMTLAWYGHLQVKQYPMLAKLSLFGVIMLSWGLAFFEYIFQVPANRIGSDETGGPFSLFQLKTVQEAVSLTVFTLITVFVFKTDKLAWNHLVGFVFLVIAVFFIFKK is encoded by the coding sequence ATGAAAGGTGTTTACTGTGTATTGCTGCTTACCCTATCGAATATTTTCATGACACTGGCCTGGTATGGCCATCTTCAGGTTAAACAATACCCCATGCTGGCCAAGCTTTCCTTATTCGGCGTAATTATGTTGAGTTGGGGGCTGGCATTTTTCGAGTACATTTTTCAGGTTCCCGCCAATCGAATCGGCTCTGATGAAACCGGGGGGCCTTTCTCACTTTTCCAGCTAAAAACCGTCCAGGAAGCGGTTTCACTAACGGTTTTCACACTCATCACCGTATTTGTTTTCAAAACGGATAAACTGGCCTGGAATCACCTCGTTGGCTTTGTTTTTCTGGTGATTGCGGTGTTTTTCATCTTTAAAAAATGA
- a CDS encoding HAMP domain-containing sensor histidine kinase produces MSLRSRIVLAVTAVFAGVSLLAGWLMLNRAERSLQIAFDRAAQTRAEWLLSLVSVDPVVLPLPTDRERMQVIYRTYGYARELFRSPGFPNSSGKGQRRAPHRFSYRSVTAQTSSDQLSDGQLLLTLTVPDASLRQDINQLRWLFGIGWLLSLVMAFGAGYGAAGWLLRPIQSIINQANTISKAADSSRITLPKSQDELYQLTDTLNRMLARIREHVDLQQNFFGAAAHELRTPLTVMKTGLEVTLNNEQVDPGTKSFLTGQLDEVSRLARLLDEFLTLSRPDESTQPLTIAEINLPVLVKNCVAQLATVAADYEVTIRTDTDKLTGETARTDRVKLEHILLNLIENAIKYAVPGSIVLVQVRYSGKWQIQVQNQTVRATGPTLDLMQPYFQADPLKEGHGLGLWISHRLTTMLNGELHLDWQEFTFTSLLSLP; encoded by the coding sequence ATGAGCCTCCGCAGCCGTATTGTACTGGCCGTTACGGCGGTGTTTGCAGGGGTGAGTCTCTTGGCGGGTTGGCTCATGCTCAATCGTGCCGAACGAAGTCTGCAAATCGCTTTTGATCGGGCTGCCCAAACGAGGGCTGAGTGGCTACTATCGCTTGTTAGTGTTGACCCTGTTGTACTTCCCTTACCCACCGATCGGGAACGGATGCAGGTAATTTATCGAACCTACGGGTATGCTCGTGAGCTATTCCGAAGTCCGGGATTTCCAAACAGTTCCGGCAAAGGTCAACGCAGGGCTCCCCACCGTTTCTCGTATCGGTCTGTTACAGCACAAACCTCCAGCGACCAACTTTCGGACGGTCAGCTTCTATTGACGTTAACCGTACCAGACGCCAGTTTACGGCAGGATATCAACCAGCTTCGATGGCTGTTTGGCATAGGCTGGTTACTAAGTTTAGTGATGGCATTTGGCGCTGGGTACGGCGCGGCAGGTTGGTTATTACGCCCTATACAATCCATTATCAATCAGGCTAATACGATCAGCAAAGCAGCCGATAGCAGTCGAATCACGTTACCTAAATCCCAGGACGAACTTTATCAACTAACCGATACACTGAATCGGATGCTGGCCCGAATTCGGGAACATGTTGACTTGCAACAAAATTTCTTTGGGGCAGCTGCGCATGAACTACGCACGCCATTAACCGTTATGAAAACCGGGCTTGAAGTAACCCTCAATAATGAGCAGGTCGACCCAGGGACAAAATCATTCCTGACCGGTCAACTGGATGAGGTGAGCCGTCTGGCTCGCTTACTGGATGAGTTTTTAACCCTTAGCCGCCCTGATGAATCGACTCAACCACTTACTATCGCCGAAATCAATCTACCCGTTTTAGTTAAAAATTGCGTAGCCCAATTAGCAACCGTAGCCGCTGATTATGAAGTAACAATACGTACGGATACCGATAAATTGACAGGAGAAACAGCCCGAACCGATAGGGTCAAGCTAGAGCATATTCTACTCAACCTAATCGAAAATGCCATTAAATATGCCGTACCAGGTAGTATAGTTCTTGTTCAGGTTCGCTACTCAGGCAAGTGGCAAATACAGGTACAGAACCAGACCGTTCGCGCAACGGGGCCCACCCTTGATTTAATGCAGCCTTATTTTCAGGCTGACCCACTCAAAGAAGGCCATGGGTTGGGGCTTTGGATCAGCCATCGGTTAACAACAATGCTCAATGGTGAGTTACATCTTGACTGGCAGGAATTTACATTCACCAGCCTACTTTCCCTGCCTTAA
- the rfaD gene encoding ADP-glyceromanno-heptose 6-epimerase: MIIVTGAAGFIGSCLISKLNQENFNFIIAVDDFSYPEKEANLVGKRIQERVDREDFFDWLDQNYQEVEFIFHIGARTDTTEFDRQIFEHLNVEYSKQIWNRCIEYQIPLVYASSAATYGLGELGYDDNESLIPQLKPLNPYGDSKNEFDIWALEQERKPFFWAGLKFFNVYGPNEYHKGRMASVIFHAYHQIEKSGQMKLFRSHNPDFADGEQMRDFVYVKDVIEVCSFLMHHRRNSGIYNLGSGKARTFLDLAKNTFYALDLEPQIDFVDTPVDIRDKYQYFTQANMSKLRSIGYEKHFHSLEDGIADYVTNYLSKGQYL; this comes from the coding sequence ATCGTTACGGGAGCAGCCGGCTTTATCGGAAGCTGTTTAATCAGCAAGTTGAATCAGGAAAACTTCAATTTCATTATTGCGGTTGATGATTTTTCGTACCCCGAAAAAGAGGCAAATTTGGTCGGAAAACGAATCCAGGAACGAGTAGATCGGGAAGATTTTTTTGACTGGCTCGACCAGAATTATCAGGAAGTTGAGTTTATTTTTCACATCGGTGCCCGTACCGATACCACGGAGTTTGATCGTCAGATTTTTGAGCATCTGAACGTTGAGTATTCCAAACAAATCTGGAATCGTTGCATTGAGTACCAAATCCCACTAGTCTATGCGTCGTCGGCGGCTACCTATGGTCTCGGTGAATTGGGCTACGATGACAATGAGTCGCTGATTCCGCAATTGAAACCATTGAACCCGTATGGTGACTCAAAAAATGAGTTCGACATCTGGGCGCTGGAACAGGAGCGCAAGCCGTTCTTCTGGGCGGGGCTGAAGTTCTTCAACGTATACGGGCCGAATGAATACCACAAAGGCCGGATGGCATCTGTAATATTTCATGCCTACCACCAGATTGAAAAATCGGGACAAATGAAGTTGTTCCGGTCGCACAATCCCGACTTTGCCGACGGGGAACAAATGCGTGATTTCGTTTACGTGAAGGACGTGATAGAGGTTTGCTCGTTCCTAATGCATCACCGGCGCAACTCCGGCATCTATAACCTGGGCAGTGGCAAGGCGCGTACATTCCTCGATCTGGCCAAAAATACATTTTACGCGCTGGATCTGGAACCCCAGATTGACTTTGTTGATACGCCAGTCGATATCCGCGACAAATACCAGTACTTCACCCAGGCGAATATGTCTAAACTTCGTTCAATTGGGTATGAAAAGCATTTTCACTCCCTCGAAGATGGTATCGCCGATTATGTAACAAACTACCTGAGTAAAGGTCAGTATCTGTAA